Proteins from one Sphingopyxis terrae subsp. terrae NBRC 15098 genomic window:
- a CDS encoding tyrosine-protein phosphatase, whose product MIADRVLPLSGIHNFRDYGGYAVEDGGRLRQGLLWRSAHHEQATDEDLGAVDALGLETVIDLRGDDEREMHPCRRSDNFSARVLFAGGVTAGLAPHLQAAGGAIDVETARARMIDTYAGMPYRSALVATLRLYLAALAEYDAPSLVHCVAGKDRTGFAVAIVHRLVGVHEDDLMHDYLLTNTAGKIEERIAQGAAHIRARYGAEIKDEAVRALMSVNPAYLDAALATVRRDHGDIPSYAEAVLNFTPAMREALIDKLVV is encoded by the coding sequence ATGATCGCCGACCGCGTCCTGCCGCTTTCGGGCATCCATAATTTCCGTGACTATGGCGGCTATGCGGTCGAGGATGGCGGGCGGCTGCGGCAGGGCCTGCTCTGGCGTTCGGCGCACCATGAACAGGCGACCGACGAGGATCTGGGCGCAGTCGATGCGCTGGGCCTCGAAACCGTGATCGACCTGCGCGGCGACGACGAGCGCGAAATGCATCCCTGTCGCCGCTCCGACAATTTTTCGGCGCGCGTCCTGTTTGCGGGCGGCGTCACCGCCGGCCTGGCACCGCATCTTCAGGCGGCGGGCGGCGCGATCGATGTCGAGACGGCACGGGCGCGAATGATCGACACCTATGCCGGCATGCCCTATCGCTCGGCGCTCGTCGCGACGCTGCGCCTCTATCTGGCGGCGCTCGCCGAATATGACGCGCCCAGCCTGGTGCACTGCGTCGCCGGCAAGGACCGCACCGGCTTTGCAGTCGCGATCGTCCACCGGCTCGTCGGTGTGCACGAGGATGACCTGATGCACGACTATCTGCTTACCAACACGGCGGGTAAGATCGAGGAACGCATCGCGCAGGGTGCCGCACACATCCGTGCCCGCTATGGCGCCGAGATCAAGGACGAGGCGGTGCGCGCGCTGATGTCGGTCAATCCCGCCTATCTCGACGCCGCGCTGGCGACGGTGCGCCGCGATCATGGCGATATTCCGAGCTATGCCGAGGCGGTGCTGAATTTCACCCCCGCGATGCGCGAAGCCCTGATCGACAAGCTGGTCGTATAG
- the lpdA gene encoding dihydrolipoyl dehydrogenase: MAENYDLIVLGSGPGGYVAAIRAAQLGLKTAIVERENLGGICLNWGCIPTKALLRSAEIFHYMSHAKDYGLAAASISADLDAVVKRSRGVAKQLNQGVTHLMKKNKIAVHMGDGQLAGAGKVEVKGDKGSETLTAKHIIVATGARARDLPFAPADGKRIWTYRHAMTPAEMPKKLLVIGSGAIGIEFASFYNDMGAEVTVVEMLDRIVPVEDADVSSFLEKSLKKQGMTILTGAGVEELKATASGVSAKIKTKDGKVQAGDYSHAIVAIGIVPNTENIGLEALGVKTTKGHIDTDPYCRTNVKGLWAIGDVTAPPWLAHKASHEGVIAAEAIAKELGNKDAHPHPMDAKNIPGCTYCHPQIASVGLTEAKAREAGYDVKVGNFPFIGNGKAIALGEVEGFVKTVFDAKTGELLGAHMVGAEVTEMIQGYTVGKTAELVEQDFMHTVYPHPTISETMHEAVLGAYGRALHI, from the coding sequence ATGGCTGAAAATTACGACCTCATCGTCCTCGGCTCCGGCCCCGGTGGTTATGTCGCGGCGATCCGCGCGGCGCAGCTTGGGTTGAAGACCGCGATCGTCGAGCGCGAGAATCTGGGCGGCATCTGCCTCAACTGGGGCTGCATCCCGACCAAGGCGCTGCTGCGCTCGGCCGAGATCTTTCACTATATGAGCCACGCCAAGGATTATGGCCTCGCCGCCGCGAGCATCAGCGCCGATCTCGATGCGGTGGTCAAGCGGTCGCGCGGCGTCGCGAAGCAGCTCAATCAGGGCGTCACGCACCTGATGAAGAAGAACAAGATCGCGGTCCATATGGGCGACGGCCAGCTCGCCGGTGCGGGCAAGGTCGAGGTGAAGGGCGACAAGGGCAGCGAGACGCTGACCGCCAAGCATATCATCGTCGCGACCGGCGCCCGCGCGCGCGACCTGCCTTTCGCGCCCGCCGACGGCAAGCGCATCTGGACCTATCGCCATGCGATGACCCCGGCCGAAATGCCCAAGAAGCTGCTCGTCATCGGATCGGGCGCGATCGGGATCGAATTCGCGAGCTTCTACAACGATATGGGCGCCGAGGTGACGGTCGTCGAAATGCTCGACCGCATCGTCCCTGTCGAGGATGCCGACGTGTCGAGCTTCCTCGAAAAATCGCTCAAGAAACAGGGAATGACGATCCTGACCGGCGCCGGTGTCGAGGAGTTGAAAGCAACCGCGAGCGGCGTTTCGGCGAAGATCAAGACGAAGGACGGCAAGGTTCAGGCGGGCGACTACAGCCATGCGATCGTCGCCATCGGCATCGTTCCCAACACCGAAAATATCGGCCTCGAAGCGCTCGGCGTCAAAACGACGAAGGGGCATATCGACACCGATCCCTATTGCCGCACCAATGTGAAGGGCCTGTGGGCGATCGGCGATGTCACCGCGCCGCCGTGGCTCGCGCACAAGGCCAGCCACGAAGGCGTGATCGCGGCCGAGGCGATTGCGAAGGAACTGGGCAACAAGGACGCGCACCCGCATCCGATGGATGCGAAGAACATCCCCGGCTGCACCTATTGCCACCCGCAGATCGCGAGCGTCGGGCTGACCGAGGCGAAGGCCAGGGAAGCGGGCTATGACGTCAAGGTCGGCAATTTCCCCTTCATCGGCAACGGCAAGGCGATCGCGCTTGGCGAGGTCGAAGGGTTCGTGAAGACCGTGTTCGACGCCAAGACCGGCGAACTGCTCGGCGCGCATATGGTCGGCGCCGAAGTGACCGAGATGATCCAGGGCTATACCGTCGGCAAGACCGCCGAACTGGTCGAACAGGATTTCATGCACACCGTCTATCCGCACCCGACGATCAGCGAGACGATGCACGAAGCGGTGCTCGGCGCCTATGGGCGGGCGCTGCATATCTGA
- a CDS encoding universal stress protein, translated as MRTYLVVIDDSPEATLALRFAARRAARTGGGVMVLAIVPPQDFVAFGGVQATIEAEAREHAEELVAAAADAIAQEANVTPQIMVKSGKPAEIVRDVIGANDEIAALVLATAASGAPGPLVAHFTGHDAGTLPCPVMLVPGAIDLARLDALS; from the coding sequence ATGCGCACCTATCTGGTGGTTATCGACGACAGTCCGGAGGCGACGCTGGCGCTACGCTTTGCGGCGCGGCGCGCGGCGCGCACGGGCGGCGGCGTGATGGTGCTGGCGATCGTGCCGCCGCAGGATTTCGTAGCTTTCGGCGGTGTCCAGGCGACGATCGAGGCCGAAGCGCGCGAGCATGCCGAGGAACTGGTCGCCGCCGCCGCCGATGCGATCGCGCAGGAAGCGAATGTGACGCCGCAGATCATGGTCAAATCGGGCAAGCCCGCCGAGATCGTGCGCGACGTGATCGGCGCGAACGACGAGATAGCGGCGCTCGTCCTTGCCACCGCCGCGAGCGGAGCGCCGGGACCGCTGGTGGCGCATTTCACCGGGCACGACGCGGGAACGCTGCCATGCCCGGTGATGCTGGTTCCGGGCGCAATCGACCTCGCCCGGCTCGACGCGCTTAGTTAG
- a CDS encoding pyruvate dehydrogenase complex dihydrolipoamide acetyltransferase — MPIELKMPALSPTMEEGTLAKWLVKEGDSVQSGDLLAEIETDKATMEFEAVDEGTIAQILIPEGTDNVKVGTVIAVIAGEDEDAGSTKVAPTPAPAPAPAAKADPAPAPAAAPAPAPTAAPAPAAQGERIKASPLAKRIAADKGIDLTALTGSGPGGRIVKADLEGAAASTAAPASAAAPSPAPAAAPAPAQPFETDIPHSAEKLSNMRKTIARRLTQSKQEVPHIYLTVDVQLDKLLKLRGELNAALEPQGVKLSVNDLLIKALAKALIQVPKCNVSFAGDQLISYERADISVAVSVPAGLITPIIVGADDKSVSKISTEMKELAGRAKEGKLQPHEYQGGTASLSNMGMFGIKQFEAVINPPQGMIMAIGAGEKRPYVVDDALAIATVMSATGSFDHRAIDGADGAQLMQAFKQIVENPLGLVA, encoded by the coding sequence ATGCCGATTGAACTGAAGATGCCCGCCCTTTCGCCGACGATGGAGGAAGGGACCCTCGCCAAATGGCTGGTGAAGGAGGGGGACAGCGTCCAGTCAGGTGACCTTTTGGCCGAAATCGAAACCGACAAGGCGACGATGGAATTCGAAGCGGTCGATGAAGGCACGATCGCACAAATCCTGATCCCCGAAGGCACCGACAATGTGAAGGTCGGCACCGTGATCGCCGTTATCGCCGGCGAGGACGAGGATGCGGGCAGCACCAAGGTTGCGCCTACGCCTGCACCTGCACCGGCGCCTGCCGCCAAGGCCGACCCCGCGCCTGCTCCCGCGGCTGCACCCGCTCCGGCGCCGACCGCCGCCCCGGCCCCTGCCGCGCAGGGCGAGCGGATCAAGGCGAGCCCGCTCGCCAAGCGCATCGCCGCCGACAAGGGCATCGATCTCACCGCGCTGACCGGCAGCGGACCCGGCGGCCGCATCGTCAAGGCCGACCTCGAAGGCGCTGCTGCGTCGACCGCCGCCCCGGCAAGCGCGGCCGCGCCCAGCCCCGCGCCCGCCGCTGCGCCCGCCCCCGCGCAGCCGTTCGAAACCGACATTCCGCACAGCGCGGAAAAGCTCAGCAATATGCGCAAGACGATCGCGCGCCGCCTGACCCAGTCGAAGCAGGAGGTGCCGCACATCTATCTGACGGTCGATGTCCAGCTCGACAAATTGCTCAAGCTGCGCGGCGAACTCAACGCGGCACTCGAGCCGCAGGGCGTCAAGCTCAGCGTCAACGACCTGCTGATCAAGGCGCTGGCAAAGGCGCTGATCCAGGTGCCGAAATGCAATGTCAGCTTCGCCGGCGATCAGCTCATCAGCTACGAACGCGCCGACATTTCGGTCGCGGTCAGCGTGCCGGCTGGCCTGATCACCCCGATTATCGTCGGCGCCGACGACAAGTCGGTCAGCAAGATTTCGACCGAGATGAAGGAACTTGCGGGCCGCGCCAAGGAAGGCAAGCTCCAGCCGCACGAATATCAGGGCGGCACCGCCAGCCTGTCGAACATGGGCATGTTCGGCATCAAGCAGTTCGAGGCGGTCATCAACCCGCCGCAGGGCATGATCATGGCGATCGGCGCGGGCGAGAAGCGGCCTTATGTGGTCGACGACGCGCTCGCCATCGCGACCGTGATGTCGGCCACGGGCAGCTTCGACCACCGCGCCATCGACGGCGCAGACGGCGCGCAGTTGATGCAGGCGTTCAAGCAGATCGTCGAAAACCCGCTCGGACTGGTGGCGTAA
- a CDS encoding Xaa-Pro dipeptidase — MQSSVKFGSFLRGIAIGAAAIFAVGTASAQDVAAPQKTVITAARYLDVLTGKTVEHPAIFVGPDGRITGIADARTVRWGSDVRQIDLGDRTLLPGFIDMHVHLTSLAEVGGYQGLRYTDSFWTVVGVANAKKVLDAGFTTVRNVGSADFEDVGLKQAIEGGFIQGPRIIPAGWAIGATGGHCDSGGLPPSMDRKEASVIDSPEEARAKVRWLHKYGARVIKICATGGVFSLGDSVGAQQLTFDEMKAIADEAHMLGLKVAAHAHGDDGIKTAILAGIDTIEHASLASDAAIKLAIEHKTWFDMDIYNDDYILATGTANGTEQESLDKEKAIGLAQRQTFQRAVKAGVRMLFGTDAGVYPHGDNGKQFAKMVEWGMTPLQAIRAATVSGAEALDMTNDLGAIAVGRYADIIAVDGDPLTDVTRLEHVAAVVKGGVLVKGE, encoded by the coding sequence ATGCAATCCAGTGTGAAGTTCGGCAGTTTTCTGCGAGGAATCGCGATCGGTGCGGCGGCGATTTTTGCCGTTGGGACAGCATCGGCGCAGGACGTGGCGGCGCCGCAGAAGACGGTGATCACCGCGGCACGCTATCTCGACGTGCTGACCGGCAAGACCGTCGAGCATCCCGCTATCTTCGTCGGGCCAGACGGGCGCATCACTGGCATCGCCGATGCGCGCACCGTGCGCTGGGGCTCCGACGTCCGGCAGATCGACCTCGGCGACCGCACGCTGTTGCCGGGCTTCATCGACATGCACGTCCACCTGACGTCGCTCGCCGAAGTCGGCGGCTATCAGGGGCTGCGCTACACCGACAGCTTCTGGACCGTCGTCGGCGTCGCCAATGCGAAGAAGGTACTCGACGCGGGCTTTACCACCGTGCGCAATGTCGGGTCGGCCGATTTTGAGGATGTCGGGCTGAAGCAGGCGATCGAGGGCGGTTTCATTCAGGGACCGCGCATCATTCCGGCGGGGTGGGCGATCGGCGCGACCGGCGGCCATTGCGACAGCGGCGGGCTGCCGCCGTCTATGGACCGCAAGGAGGCGTCGGTGATCGACAGCCCCGAAGAGGCGCGCGCGAAGGTACGCTGGCTGCACAAATATGGCGCGCGCGTCATCAAGATCTGCGCGACCGGCGGCGTCTTTTCGCTCGGCGACAGCGTCGGCGCGCAGCAACTGACCTTCGACGAGATGAAGGCGATTGCCGACGAGGCGCATATGCTGGGGCTGAAGGTCGCGGCGCACGCGCATGGCGACGACGGGATCAAGACGGCGATCCTTGCCGGCATCGATACGATCGAACATGCCAGCCTTGCGAGCGATGCGGCGATCAAGCTCGCCATCGAACACAAGACCTGGTTCGACATGGATATCTATAACGACGATTATATCCTCGCGACCGGGACCGCCAACGGCACCGAACAGGAAAGCCTCGACAAGGAAAAGGCGATCGGCCTTGCCCAGCGCCAGACCTTCCAGCGCGCTGTGAAGGCGGGGGTGCGGATGCTGTTCGGCACCGACGCCGGCGTCTATCCGCACGGCGATAATGGCAAGCAGTTCGCAAAGATGGTCGAGTGGGGGATGACCCCGCTCCAGGCGATCCGCGCCGCGACGGTCAGCGGCGCCGAAGCGCTCGACATGACGAACGACCTCGGCGCGATCGCGGTCGGTCGCTACGCCGACATCATCGCGGTCGATGGCGACCCGCTCACCGATGTGACTCGGCTTGAGCATGTGGCCGCGGTCGTGAAGGGCGGCGTGCTGGTGAAGGGCGAATAA
- a CDS encoding ribonuclease R family protein, with protein MAKAPKRPQPAGLPSREQILRFIEDSPGAVGKREIAKHFALRGADKIALKALLKDMTDEGVVDMAPGRAFHKHGGLPKVTVLRVAAVEGDTVWAVPDRWEGGGPAPRLRVMEKGRKSALGVGDRILARTEERGSGHVAQPMKKLQSGGESVIGVLVADTGPGGKPMTWLRPADKRARFDFAVADMGDAAIGDLVRAELSGRGPGTKARVIDRIGDPFAPRSLSMIAIAKHDIPHVFGDETLAEAERAATLPLTPEGREDLRDLPIVAIDPADARDHDDAVWAIPDEDPGNKGGWKAIVAIADVSYYVRPDGALDREARRRGNSVYFPDRVVPMLPETLSAGVCSLKAGQDRAAMACHLTVDKHGKVTSWRFTRALVRLRANIAYERAQAAYDADAPDEGWDADVLPALRHLWGCWTLLAKARAARSPLDLDLPERQVILDAQGNIAEIRVRERLDAHRLIEDYMIAANVAAAKALEAKKSPVMYRIHEPPSREKLVSLKEYLESFEQSFALGQVITPAVFNRLIDGFSGDDRLPEIMEAILRSQTQAYYGPANAGHFGLALGSYAHFTSPIRRYADLLVHRALVDSYRLEVPGKLKGLPERSGLGEADQKGFSRIGEAISGLERRAMEAERETVDRYVAAYLAGKVGEIVPARITGVQPFGFFATVDGLGGDGLVPVSMLGSERFFYDEAARTLDSEHGRVSYSVGQRLELRLMEANPVSGALRFELPDTPEGGFRNRPPRRDGVKKAGKHMVGKRGRPGNIRHQGKRR; from the coding sequence TTGGCAAAGGCGCCGAAGCGGCCGCAGCCGGCGGGTCTGCCCTCGCGCGAGCAGATATTGCGTTTCATCGAGGACAGCCCCGGTGCGGTGGGCAAGCGCGAGATTGCTAAGCATTTCGCGCTGCGCGGTGCCGACAAGATCGCACTGAAGGCGCTGCTCAAGGACATGACCGACGAAGGCGTCGTCGACATGGCGCCGGGGCGGGCATTCCACAAGCATGGCGGCCTCCCCAAAGTCACCGTGCTCCGCGTCGCCGCGGTCGAGGGCGATACGGTCTGGGCGGTGCCCGATCGCTGGGAAGGCGGCGGCCCGGCGCCGCGCCTTCGCGTGATGGAAAAGGGCCGCAAGAGTGCGCTCGGGGTGGGCGACCGTATCCTTGCCCGCACCGAGGAACGCGGCAGCGGCCATGTCGCGCAGCCCATGAAAAAGCTCCAGTCCGGCGGTGAAAGCGTGATCGGTGTGCTCGTTGCCGACACCGGCCCCGGCGGCAAGCCGATGACCTGGCTGCGCCCCGCCGACAAGCGCGCGCGCTTCGACTTCGCAGTGGCGGACATGGGAGATGCGGCAATCGGCGACCTGGTCCGGGCAGAACTGTCGGGACGCGGTCCCGGGACCAAGGCCCGCGTGATCGACCGCATCGGCGACCCTTTCGCCCCGCGCTCGCTCAGCATGATCGCGATTGCGAAGCACGATATCCCGCATGTGTTCGGCGACGAGACGCTCGCCGAGGCCGAGCGCGCCGCGACGCTGCCACTGACGCCCGAAGGGCGCGAGGATCTGCGCGATCTGCCGATCGTCGCGATCGACCCCGCCGATGCGCGCGACCATGACGACGCGGTGTGGGCGATCCCAGACGAAGATCCCGGCAACAAGGGCGGGTGGAAGGCGATCGTCGCGATCGCCGACGTCAGCTATTATGTCCGCCCCGACGGTGCTCTCGACCGCGAGGCGCGGCGCCGCGGCAACAGCGTCTATTTCCCCGATCGCGTCGTTCCGATGCTGCCCGAAACACTGTCGGCGGGCGTCTGCTCGCTGAAAGCGGGGCAGGACCGCGCGGCGATGGCGTGCCACCTGACCGTCGACAAGCATGGCAAGGTGACGTCATGGCGTTTCACCCGCGCGCTGGTGCGGCTGCGCGCCAACATCGCCTATGAACGCGCGCAGGCGGCCTATGATGCCGACGCGCCCGACGAAGGCTGGGACGCCGACGTGCTGCCGGCGCTCCGCCACCTCTGGGGCTGCTGGACCTTGCTCGCCAAGGCGCGCGCGGCGCGCTCGCCGCTCGACCTCGATCTGCCCGAACGGCAGGTGATTCTCGACGCGCAGGGCAATATCGCCGAAATCCGCGTGCGCGAACGGCTCGACGCCCACCGGTTGATCGAGGATTACATGATCGCGGCCAATGTCGCGGCGGCGAAGGCGCTCGAGGCGAAGAAGTCTCCGGTGATGTATCGCATCCACGAACCGCCGAGCCGCGAAAAGCTCGTCAGCCTGAAGGAATATCTCGAAAGCTTCGAACAAAGCTTCGCGCTGGGACAGGTCATCACGCCGGCGGTGTTCAACCGCCTGATCGACGGCTTTTCGGGCGACGACCGATTGCCCGAGATCATGGAGGCGATCCTGCGCAGCCAGACGCAGGCCTATTATGGCCCCGCCAATGCGGGCCATTTCGGCCTCGCGCTTGGCAGCTACGCGCATTTCACCTCACCGATCCGCCGTTATGCCGATCTGCTCGTCCACCGGGCGCTGGTCGACAGCTATCGTCTCGAAGTGCCCGGCAAGCTCAAGGGCCTGCCCGAGCGCAGCGGGCTCGGCGAGGCCGACCAAAAGGGCTTTTCGCGCATCGGCGAGGCGATCAGCGGGCTCGAACGCCGCGCGATGGAGGCCGAGCGCGAGACCGTCGACCGCTATGTCGCCGCTTATCTCGCCGGCAAGGTCGGCGAAATCGTCCCGGCGCGGATCACGGGGGTGCAGCCGTTCGGCTTCTTCGCGACCGTCGATGGCCTCGGCGGCGACGGGCTGGTGCCGGTCTCCATGCTCGGCAGCGAGCGGTTTTTCTACGACGAAGCCGCGCGGACGCTCGACAGCGAGCATGGCCGGGTCAGCTACAGCGTCGGCCAGCGGCTCGAGCTCAGGCTGATGGAGGCGAACCCGGTCAGCGGCGCGCTGCGTTTCGAGTTGCCCGACACGCCCGAAGGCGGCTTCCGCAATCGACCGCCGCGCCGTGACGGCGTGAAGAAGGCGGGCAAGCATATGGTCGGTAAACGCGGACGGCCGGGCAATATCCGCCATCAAGGCAAGCGCCGGTAA
- a CDS encoding aminotransferase class IV has translation MMAQGTHDFVPDPRNDAILINVNGALVPRAEASVSVFDSGFMLGDGVWEGIRVHRGRMAFLDQHLDRLWEGAKAIAMDIGISREALERRLYDTIDANRMDACHIRLMVTRGIRSTPYQDPRVIVSPATIVIIAEHKDPLPATVEKGLSLFTVHVRRGDPAVQDPKLNSHSKLNCITACIQAAQAGADEGLMLDPHGFVATCNSTHFFIVRKGEVWTSTGDYCLGGITRGNVIRICRDNEIAVHERNFSLTDVYGADEAFVTGTFAGVVPAHTIDGRKLTDGRGPMVERLQGLYRALIEADIAARGRP, from the coding sequence ATGATGGCACAAGGCACGCACGACTTCGTCCCCGATCCGCGCAACGACGCGATCCTCATCAACGTCAACGGCGCGCTCGTTCCGCGCGCCGAAGCCAGCGTGTCGGTGTTCGACAGCGGCTTCATGCTTGGCGACGGAGTGTGGGAGGGGATCCGCGTTCACCGCGGCCGCATGGCGTTTCTCGACCAGCATCTCGATCGGTTGTGGGAGGGCGCAAAGGCGATCGCGATGGACATCGGGATTTCGCGCGAAGCGCTCGAACGGCGGCTCTACGACACGATCGATGCCAACCGGATGGACGCGTGCCATATCCGCCTGATGGTGACGCGGGGGATCCGCTCGACCCCCTATCAGGATCCGCGCGTGATCGTTTCGCCCGCGACGATCGTCATCATTGCCGAACATAAGGACCCACTGCCCGCGACGGTCGAAAAGGGGCTGTCGCTCTTTACCGTCCATGTCCGCCGCGGCGATCCCGCGGTGCAGGACCCGAAGCTCAATTCGCATTCCAAGCTCAACTGCATCACCGCCTGCATCCAGGCGGCGCAGGCCGGCGCCGACGAGGGGCTGATGCTCGATCCGCACGGCTTCGTCGCGACCTGCAATTCGACCCATTTCTTCATCGTCCGCAAGGGCGAGGTGTGGACGTCGACCGGCGATTATTGCCTGGGCGGGATCACGCGCGGCAACGTCATCCGCATCTGCCGCGACAACGAAATAGCGGTCCATGAACGGAATTTTTCGCTGACCGATGTCTATGGCGCCGACGAGGCGTTCGTGACCGGCACCTTTGCGGGCGTCGTTCCCGCGCACACGATCGACGGGCGCAAGCTGACCGATGGGCGCGGGCCGATGGTCGAACGCCTGCAGGGCCTCTATCGCGCGCTGATCGAGGCCGATATCGCGGCGCGGGGACGACCGTGA
- a CDS encoding helix-turn-helix domain-containing protein: MQMVPLGEQLREWRARRRMSQMDLALDSEISTRHLSIIETGRSKPSAAMIQRIADCLEVPHRARNAMLLAAGYAPDYRERPLDSPEMAGMKAIVDHVSKGHAPYPALAVDRHWNMVAANDAIAILTAAVSPALLEPPVNVLRIALHPEGLAPQIVNHAEWRAHILHRLDQQIEASADSGLAALRDEIAGYPARPGDQPAPPASSIAVPLIVDTAAGRIGFVSTVTIFGTPVDITLSELAIEAFFPADAESAALLQRLATVP; encoded by the coding sequence ATGCAGATGGTGCCGCTCGGCGAGCAGCTTCGCGAATGGCGCGCGCGGCGCCGGATGAGTCAGATGGACCTCGCCCTCGACAGCGAGATTTCGACCCGCCACCTGAGTATCATCGAAACCGGACGCTCGAAGCCGAGCGCCGCGATGATCCAGCGCATCGCCGATTGCCTGGAGGTACCGCACCGAGCGCGCAACGCGATGCTGCTCGCCGCCGGATACGCCCCCGACTATCGCGAGCGCCCGCTCGACAGCCCCGAAATGGCCGGGATGAAGGCCATCGTCGACCATGTGTCGAAAGGGCACGCGCCCTATCCAGCGCTTGCAGTCGACCGGCACTGGAACATGGTCGCCGCAAACGATGCCATTGCGATCCTGACCGCGGCCGTGTCCCCTGCCCTGCTCGAGCCGCCGGTCAACGTGCTGCGCATCGCGCTCCATCCGGAAGGGCTGGCGCCGCAGATCGTCAACCATGCCGAATGGCGCGCGCATATCCTGCACCGGCTGGATCAGCAGATCGAGGCGAGCGCCGATTCCGGGCTCGCCGCGCTGCGCGACGAAATCGCCGGCTATCCCGCGCGGCCGGGCGATCAGCCCGCCCCGCCCGCGAGCAGCATCGCGGTCCCGCTGATCGTCGACACTGCCGCCGGGCGGATCGGCTTCGTCTCGACCGTGACGATCTTTGGGACGCCCGTCGACATCACCCTGTCCGAACTCGCGATCGAGGCCTTTTTTCCTGCCGATGCCGAGAGCGCGGCGTTGCTGCAGCGGCTGGCAACGGTGCCATAA
- a CDS encoding sulfotransferase-like domain-containing protein, producing MTDCVRIAMWSGPRNLSTAMMRSFGSRADSFVTDEPFYGAYLRQTGDPQPMMEQVMASMDCDWYSVARTLTGPNPAATPIWYQKHMAHHMVGPIAHHDLPGLRHAFLIRDPARVVASYAAKRVMVRPDHLGTARQVEFFDREADRLGHAPPVIDSADILRDPPAMLQKLCAALGIRWDPAMLQWQPGIHATDGIWASHWYDAVAASTGFGAPDKAAVPLSPEAQAVADACRTDYAYLAHHKIAA from the coding sequence GTGACCGATTGCGTCCGCATCGCCATGTGGTCGGGGCCGCGAAACCTGTCGACCGCGATGATGCGCAGTTTCGGCAGCCGAGCCGACAGCTTCGTCACCGACGAACCCTTTTACGGCGCCTATCTGCGGCAAACCGGCGACCCGCAGCCGATGATGGAGCAGGTCATGGCGTCGATGGACTGCGACTGGTACAGCGTGGCGCGCACCCTGACGGGGCCGAATCCCGCCGCCACGCCGATCTGGTATCAGAAGCATATGGCGCACCATATGGTCGGCCCGATCGCGCATCACGATCTGCCCGGGCTTCGCCACGCCTTCCTGATCCGCGACCCGGCGCGCGTCGTCGCGAGCTATGCGGCCAAGCGCGTGATGGTCCGCCCCGACCATCTCGGCACTGCGCGCCAAGTCGAGTTTTTCGACCGCGAGGCCGACCGGCTCGGCCATGCGCCGCCGGTGATCGACAGCGCCGACATATTGCGCGACCCGCCGGCGATGCTGCAGAAATTGTGCGCAGCGCTCGGCATCAGATGGGACCCCGCCATGTTGCAGTGGCAACCCGGAATCCACGCCACCGACGGCATATGGGCGTCGCACTGGTATGATGCGGTTGCGGCCAGCACGGGCTTCGGTGCGCCCGACAAGGCTGCAGTGCCGCTATCGCCCGAGGCGCAGGCCGTCGCGGATGCGTGCCGCACCGACTATGCCTATCTTGCGCACCATAAAATCGCCGCCTGA
- a CDS encoding phosphatase PAP2 family protein: MAKARRRSGEASLIVAQPPARLRNRAVMVVMLAVAVLALGLLTRADHVTALDAAIARHLTWPDGAGPPPLIAFMQAISWIGGGTPRWVLVGLIAAAVRYWGGRRPALAIVAAVLFANIASSLLKAAFDRPRPDLIAHLDHVSSASYPSGHATSAAALYLTLALLVPPRWRRQAWTLAVLMIGLTGLSRIMLGVHWPSDIVGGTLLGAAFALAAAWWARSEPAGPA; the protein is encoded by the coding sequence ATGGCGAAAGCCCGCCGACGATCGGGCGAGGCAAGCCTGATCGTGGCGCAACCACCGGCGCGTTTGCGGAACAGGGCGGTCATGGTCGTGATGCTTGCTGTCGCGGTGCTGGCGCTCGGCCTGTTGACTCGCGCCGATCATGTCACGGCCCTTGACGCCGCGATCGCGCGGCATCTTACCTGGCCCGATGGCGCCGGTCCCCCGCCGCTGATTGCCTTCATGCAGGCGATAAGCTGGATCGGCGGCGGTACGCCGCGCTGGGTGCTGGTCGGCCTGATCGCGGCGGCGGTGCGCTATTGGGGCGGGCGGCGTCCGGCGCTGGCGATCGTGGCTGCGGTGTTGTTCGCCAACATCGCATCGAGCCTGCTCAAGGCCGCCTTCGATCGCCCGCGCCCCGACCTGATCGCGCATCTCGATCATGTCAGCAGCGCCTCCTACCCCAGCGGCCACGCCACCAGCGCGGCGGCGCTCTACCTGACGCTGGCACTGCTCGTGCCGCCGCGATGGCGGCGACAAGCATGGACCCTCGCGGTGCTGATGATCGGCCTCACCGGCCTCTCGCGCATCATGCTCGGCGTGCATTGGCCGAGCGATATCGTCGGCGGCACGCTGCTCGGCGCGGCTTTCGCGCTGGCGGCCGCGTGGTGGGCGCGTTCGGAGCCCGCCGGGCCGGCATGA